The region GAATTTGATGTTGAGCACGCCATCATCGTAATTGGCGTTGCAGGTGTTGGGATCGACTGACTGCGGCAGGGTGAAGGAACGTGTGAAGCTGCCGTATCGGCGTTCGATACGGTGGAAGTTTTCTTCTTTCTCATTCTTCTCGAATTTGCGTTCGCCGCTGACTGTTAGAACGTTGTTGTCGATGTTTACGTCAATATCTTTTTCGTTTATGCCGGGGACTTCGAACTTCAGCGAAAGATTGTTTTCGTCTTCATATACGTCAACTGGCGGTGCGAAAGCCGAATTATGCAAAGATTCATCGGACCGGCCCCAGTCGCCATACATGTCTTGAAACAGTCGATTCATGCGACTCTGCAGTGAATAGAGGTCTGACGATGGATTCCAACGCGTAATCGCCATAGTGAATTTTCCTCCTTGCTTCCGAGATGAAATAAAGATTCGCGGACGGAACACTCAACCGAAGCGTGGAAGCGCGGCAGCGGTGGAGTGTCGCCGCATGACTACAGTGCTAATTAGCATCGATGATGGTTGGCAATCGACGGATGCTAGCCCAGACAATCGCACGGAGTGGCACTCATTGCAATGCGATGGTTTCGCAGCAATCTTCGATATTGAACGATCTCTGTCTCGCAGCAACCATTTCTACTTC is a window of Terriglobales bacterium DNA encoding:
- a CDS encoding Hsp20/alpha crystallin family protein: MAITRWNPSSDLYSLQSRMNRLFQDMYGDWGRSDESLHNSAFAPPVDVYEDENNLSLKFEVPGINEKDIDVNIDNNVLTVSGERKFEKNEKEENFHRIERRYGSFTRSFTLPQSVDPNTCNANYDDGVLNIKFAKKAESKPRQIKIGSSGKTLQGKAA